A genome region from Myripristis murdjan chromosome 16, fMyrMur1.1, whole genome shotgun sequence includes the following:
- the LOC115374093 gene encoding DNA-directed RNA polymerase II subunit RPB1-like isoform X1, giving the protein MAEAMGLLSRVLLLSLVVLGEHGTNAFSFGSEAYSEKTRDVEEQTPHYQSGSDYRGSQPHAAFDAALSFFNSHSGNWPKQPSYQPQVSKQPSYQPQRPQVSKQPSYQPQVSKQPSYQPQQPQVPQQPSYQSKQPSYQPQQPSYQSKQPQVPQQPSYQPKQPSYQPQQPSYQSKQPQVPQQPSYQPQKPQVPQQPSYQPKQPSYQPQVPQQPSYQSKQPQVPQQPKQPSYQSKQPQVPQQPSYQPQKPQVPQQPSYQPQQPQVPQQPKQPSYQPQKPSYQSKQPQVPQQPKQPSYQPQKPSYQSKQPSYQPQQPSYQPQVPKQPSYQSKQPQVPQQPSYQTQKPQVPKQPSYQPKQPSYQSKQPQVPQQPSYQPQRPSYQAKRPQAPQRPSYQAKRPQAPQVPSYQAKRPQAPQRPSYNYGSDPSHMYSDWPGMDMEAPDAISWGWGA; this is encoded by the exons ATGGCAGAGGCCATGGGATTGCTTTCGAG GGTGTTGCTGTTGTCTCTTGTAGTTCTGGGGGAACATGGAACAAATG CTTTCAGTTTTGGATCTGAGGCCTATTCTGAGAAGACAAGAGATGTTGAAGAGCAAACTCCTCATTACCAAAGTGGTTCTGACTATAGAGGGTCTCAGCCACATGCTGCTTTTGATGCAGCCTTGAGTTTCTTTAACAGTCATAGTGGAAACTGgcccaagcagcctagctaccagccccag gtgtccaagcagcctagctaccagccccagcgGCCCCAGGTGTCCAagcagcccagctaccagccccaggTGTCCAagcagcccagctaccagccccag cagcctcaggtgcctcagcagcctagctaccagtctaagcagcctagctaccagccccagcagcccagCTACCAATCCAAGCAGCCTCAGGTGCCCcagcagcctagctaccagcctaagcagcctagctaccagccccagcagcccagCTACCAATCCAAGCAGCCTCAGgtgcctcagcagcctagctaccagccccagaaaCCCCAGgtgcctcagcagcctagctac cagcccaagcagcctagctaccagcctcag GTGCCTCAGCAGCccagctaccagtccaagcagcctcaggtgcctcagcagcccaagcagcctagctaccagtccaagcagccccaggtgcctcagcagcctagctaccagccccagaaaCCCCAGgtgcctcagcagcctagctaccagccccagcagcctcag gtgcctcagcagcccaagcagcctagctaccagccccagaaacccagctaccagtccaagcagcctcAGGTGCCTCAGCAGCCCAAGC agcctagctaccagccccagaaacccagctaccagtccaagcagcctagctaccagccccagcagcccagCTACCAACCCCAGGTGCCTAAGCAGCccagctaccagtccaagcagcctcAGGTACCTcagcagcctagctaccagACCCAGAAACCCCAGGTgcccaagcagcctagctaccagcccaagcagcctagctaccagtccaagcagcctcAGGTACCTcagcagcctagctaccagccccagcgGCCCAGCTATCAGGCCAAGCGTCCCCAGGCTCCCCAGCGGCCCAGCTATCAGGCCAAGCGTCCCCAGGCTCCCCAGGTGCCCAGCTATCAGGCCAAGCGTCCCCAGGCTCCCCAGCGGCCCAGCTACAATTATGGCTCTGATCCATCTCATATGTACTCAGACTG GCCTGGCATGGATATGGAAGCACCCGATGCCATCAGCTGGGGATGGGGTGCTTAA
- the LOC115374093 gene encoding DNA-directed RNA polymerase II subunit RPB1-like isoform X13, producing the protein MAEAMGLLSRVLLLSLVVLGEHGTNAFSFGSEAYSEKTRDVEEQTPHYQSGSDYRGSQPHAAFDAALSFFNSHSGNWPKQPSYQPQVSKQPSYQPQRPQVSKQPSYQPQVSKQPSYQPQQPQVPQQPSYQSKQPSYQPQQPSYQSKQPQVPQQPSYQPKQPSYQPQQPSYQSKQPQVPQQPSYQPQKPQVPQQPSYQPKQPSYQPQVPQQPSYQSKQPQVPQQPKQPSYQSKQPQVPQQPSYQPQKPQVPQQPSYQPQQPQVPQQPKQPSYQPQKPSYQSKQPQVPQQPKQPSYQPQKPSYQSKQPSYQPQQPSYQPQVPKQPSYQSKQPQVPSYQAKRPQAPQVPSYQAKRPQAPQRPSYNYGSDPSHMYSDWPGMDMEAPDAISWGWGA; encoded by the exons ATGGCAGAGGCCATGGGATTGCTTTCGAG GGTGTTGCTGTTGTCTCTTGTAGTTCTGGGGGAACATGGAACAAATG CTTTCAGTTTTGGATCTGAGGCCTATTCTGAGAAGACAAGAGATGTTGAAGAGCAAACTCCTCATTACCAAAGTGGTTCTGACTATAGAGGGTCTCAGCCACATGCTGCTTTTGATGCAGCCTTGAGTTTCTTTAACAGTCATAGTGGAAACTGgcccaagcagcctagctaccagccccag gtgtccaagcagcctagctaccagccccagcgGCCCCAGGTGTCCAagcagcccagctaccagccccaggTGTCCAagcagcccagctaccagccccag cagcctcaggtgcctcagcagcctagctaccagtctaagcagcctagctaccagccccagcagcccagCTACCAATCCAAGCAGCCTCAGGTGCCCcagcagcctagctaccagcctaagcagcctagctaccagccccagcagcccagCTACCAATCCAAGCAGCCTCAGgtgcctcagcagcctagctaccagccccagaaaCCCCAGgtgcctcagcagcctagctac cagcccaagcagcctagctaccagcctcag GTGCCTCAGCAGCccagctaccagtccaagcagcctcaggtgcctcagcagcccaagcagcctagctaccagtccaagcagccccaggtgcctcagcagcctagctaccagccccagaaaCCCCAGgtgcctcagcagcctagctaccagccccagcagcctcag gtgcctcagcagcccaagcagcctagctaccagccccagaaacccagctaccagtccaagcagcctcAGGTGCCTCAGCAGCCCAAGC agcctagctaccagccccagaaacccagctaccagtccaagcagcctagctaccagccccagcagcccagCTACCAACCCCAGGTGCCTAAGCAGCccagctaccagtccaagcagcctcAGGT GCCCAGCTATCAGGCCAAGCGTCCCCAGGCTCCCCAGGTGCCCAGCTATCAGGCCAAGCGTCCCCAGGCTCCCCAGCGGCCCAGCTACAATTATGGCTCTGATCCATCTCATATGTACTCAGACTG GCCTGGCATGGATATGGAAGCACCCGATGCCATCAGCTGGGGATGGGGTGCTTAA
- the LOC115374093 gene encoding DNA-directed RNA polymerase II subunit RPB1-like isoform X15, translating into MAEAMGLLSRVLLLSLVVLGEHGTNAFSFGSEAYSEKTRDVEEQTPHYQSGSDYRGSQPHAAFDAALSFFNSHSGNWPKQPSYQPQVSKQPSYQPQRPQVSKQPSYQPQVSKQPSYQPQQPQVPQQPSYQSKQPSYQPQQPSYQSKQPQVPQQPSYQPKQPSYQPQQPSYQSKQPQVPQQPSYQPQKPQVPQQPSYQPQQPQVPQQPKQPSYQPQKPSYQSKQPQVPQQPKQPSYQPQKPSYQSKQPSYQPQQPSYQPQVPKQPSYQSKQPQVPQQPSYQTQKPQVPKQPSYQPKQPSYQSKQPQVPQQPSYQPQRPSYQAKRPQAPQRPSYQAKRPQAPQVPSYQAKRPQAPQRPSYNYGSDPSHMYSDWPGMDMEAPDAISWGWGA; encoded by the exons ATGGCAGAGGCCATGGGATTGCTTTCGAG GGTGTTGCTGTTGTCTCTTGTAGTTCTGGGGGAACATGGAACAAATG CTTTCAGTTTTGGATCTGAGGCCTATTCTGAGAAGACAAGAGATGTTGAAGAGCAAACTCCTCATTACCAAAGTGGTTCTGACTATAGAGGGTCTCAGCCACATGCTGCTTTTGATGCAGCCTTGAGTTTCTTTAACAGTCATAGTGGAAACTGgcccaagcagcctagctaccagccccag gtgtccaagcagcctagctaccagccccagcgGCCCCAGGTGTCCAagcagcccagctaccagccccaggTGTCCAagcagcccagctaccagccccag cagcctcaggtgcctcagcagcctagctaccagtctaagcagcctagctaccagccccagcagcccagCTACCAATCCAAGCAGCCTCAGGTGCCCcagcagcctagctaccagcctaagcagcctagctaccagccccagcagcccagCTACCAATCCAAGCAGCCTCAG gtgcctcagcagcctagctaccagccccagaaaCCCCAGgtgcctcagcagcctagctaccagccccagcagcctcag gtgcctcagcagcccaagcagcctagctaccagccccagaaacccagctaccagtccaagcagcctcAGGTGCCTCAGCAGCCCAAGC agcctagctaccagccccagaaacccagctaccagtccaagcagcctagctaccagccccagcagcccagCTACCAACCCCAGGTGCCTAAGCAGCccagctaccagtccaagcagcctcAGGTACCTcagcagcctagctaccagACCCAGAAACCCCAGGTgcccaagcagcctagctaccagcccaagcagcctagctaccagtccaagcagcctcAGGTACCTcagcagcctagctaccagccccagcgGCCCAGCTATCAGGCCAAGCGTCCCCAGGCTCCCCAGCGGCCCAGCTATCAGGCCAAGCGTCCCCAGGCTCCCCAGGTGCCCAGCTATCAGGCCAAGCGTCCCCAGGCTCCCCAGCGGCCCAGCTACAATTATGGCTCTGATCCATCTCATATGTACTCAGACTG GCCTGGCATGGATATGGAAGCACCCGATGCCATCAGCTGGGGATGGGGTGCTTAA
- the LOC115374093 gene encoding DNA-directed RNA polymerase II subunit RPB1-like isoform X5 — translation MAEAMGLLSRVLLLSLVVLGEHGTNAFSFGSEAYSEKTRDVEEQTPHYQSGSDYRGSQPHAAFDAALSFFNSHSGNWPKQPSYQPQVSKQPSYQPQVSKQPSYQPQQPQVPQQPSYQSKQPSYQPQQPSYQSKQPQVPQQPSYQPKQPSYQPQQPSYQSKQPQVPQQPSYQPQKPQVPQQPSYQPKQPSYQPQVPQQPSYQSKQPQVPQQPKQPSYQSKQPQVPQQPSYQPQKPQVPQQPSYQPQQPQVPQQPKQPSYQPQKPSYQSKQPQVPQQPKQPSYQPQKPSYQSKQPSYQPQQPSYQPQVPKQPSYQSKQPQVPQQPSYQTQKPQVPKQPSYQPKQPSYQSKQPQVPQQPSYQPQRPSYQAKRPQAPQRPSYQAKRPQAPQVPSYQAKRPQAPQRPSYNYGSDPSHMYSDWPGMDMEAPDAISWGWGA, via the exons ATGGCAGAGGCCATGGGATTGCTTTCGAG GGTGTTGCTGTTGTCTCTTGTAGTTCTGGGGGAACATGGAACAAATG CTTTCAGTTTTGGATCTGAGGCCTATTCTGAGAAGACAAGAGATGTTGAAGAGCAAACTCCTCATTACCAAAGTGGTTCTGACTATAGAGGGTCTCAGCCACATGCTGCTTTTGATGCAGCCTTGAGTTTCTTTAACAGTCATAGTGGAAACTGgcccaagcagcctagctaccagccccag GTGTCCAagcagcccagctaccagccccaggTGTCCAagcagcccagctaccagccccag cagcctcaggtgcctcagcagcctagctaccagtctaagcagcctagctaccagccccagcagcccagCTACCAATCCAAGCAGCCTCAGGTGCCCcagcagcctagctaccagcctaagcagcctagctaccagccccagcagcccagCTACCAATCCAAGCAGCCTCAGgtgcctcagcagcctagctaccagccccagaaaCCCCAGgtgcctcagcagcctagctac cagcccaagcagcctagctaccagcctcag GTGCCTCAGCAGCccagctaccagtccaagcagcctcaggtgcctcagcagcccaagcagcctagctaccagtccaagcagccccaggtgcctcagcagcctagctaccagccccagaaaCCCCAGgtgcctcagcagcctagctaccagccccagcagcctcag gtgcctcagcagcccaagcagcctagctaccagccccagaaacccagctaccagtccaagcagcctcAGGTGCCTCAGCAGCCCAAGC agcctagctaccagccccagaaacccagctaccagtccaagcagcctagctaccagccccagcagcccagCTACCAACCCCAGGTGCCTAAGCAGCccagctaccagtccaagcagcctcAGGTACCTcagcagcctagctaccagACCCAGAAACCCCAGGTgcccaagcagcctagctaccagcccaagcagcctagctaccagtccaagcagcctcAGGTACCTcagcagcctagctaccagccccagcgGCCCAGCTATCAGGCCAAGCGTCCCCAGGCTCCCCAGCGGCCCAGCTATCAGGCCAAGCGTCCCCAGGCTCCCCAGGTGCCCAGCTATCAGGCCAAGCGTCCCCAGGCTCCCCAGCGGCCCAGCTACAATTATGGCTCTGATCCATCTCATATGTACTCAGACTG GCCTGGCATGGATATGGAAGCACCCGATGCCATCAGCTGGGGATGGGGTGCTTAA
- the LOC115374093 gene encoding DNA-directed RNA polymerase II subunit RPB1-like isoform X9 — protein sequence MAEAMGLLSRVLLLSLVVLGEHGTNAFSFGSEAYSEKTRDVEEQTPHYQSGSDYRGSQPHAAFDAALSFFNSHSGNWPKQPSYQPQVSKQPSYQPQRPQVSKQPSYQPQVSKQPSYQPQQPQVPQQPSYQSKQPSYQPQQPSYQSKQPQVPQQPSYQPKQPSYQPQQPSYQSKQPQVPQQPSYQPQKPQVPQQPSYQPKQPSYQPQVPQQPSYQSKQPQVPQQPKQPSYQSKQPQVPQQPSYQPQKPQVPQQPSYQPQQPQVPQQPKQPSYQPQKPSYQSKQPQVPQQPKQPSYQPQKPSYQSKQPSYQPQQPSYQPQVPKQPSYQSKQPQVPQQPSYQTQKPQVPKQPSYQPKQPQRPSYQAKRPQAPQVPSYQAKRPQAPQRPSYNYGSDPSHMYSDWPGMDMEAPDAISWGWGA from the exons ATGGCAGAGGCCATGGGATTGCTTTCGAG GGTGTTGCTGTTGTCTCTTGTAGTTCTGGGGGAACATGGAACAAATG CTTTCAGTTTTGGATCTGAGGCCTATTCTGAGAAGACAAGAGATGTTGAAGAGCAAACTCCTCATTACCAAAGTGGTTCTGACTATAGAGGGTCTCAGCCACATGCTGCTTTTGATGCAGCCTTGAGTTTCTTTAACAGTCATAGTGGAAACTGgcccaagcagcctagctaccagccccag gtgtccaagcagcctagctaccagccccagcgGCCCCAGGTGTCCAagcagcccagctaccagccccaggTGTCCAagcagcccagctaccagccccag cagcctcaggtgcctcagcagcctagctaccagtctaagcagcctagctaccagccccagcagcccagCTACCAATCCAAGCAGCCTCAGGTGCCCcagcagcctagctaccagcctaagcagcctagctaccagccccagcagcccagCTACCAATCCAAGCAGCCTCAGgtgcctcagcagcctagctaccagccccagaaaCCCCAGgtgcctcagcagcctagctac cagcccaagcagcctagctaccagcctcag GTGCCTCAGCAGCccagctaccagtccaagcagcctcaggtgcctcagcagcccaagcagcctagctaccagtccaagcagccccaggtgcctcagcagcctagctaccagccccagaaaCCCCAGgtgcctcagcagcctagctaccagccccagcagcctcag gtgcctcagcagcccaagcagcctagctaccagccccagaaacccagctaccagtccaagcagcctcAGGTGCCTCAGCAGCCCAAGC agcctagctaccagccccagaaacccagctaccagtccaagcagcctagctaccagccccagcagcccagCTACCAACCCCAGGTGCCTAAGCAGCccagctaccagtccaagcagcctcAGGTACCTcagcagcctagctaccagACCCAGAAACCCCAGGTgcccaagcagcctagctaccagcccaagcagcct CAGCGGCCCAGCTATCAGGCCAAGCGTCCCCAGGCTCCCCAGGTGCCCAGCTATCAGGCCAAGCGTCCCCAGGCTCCCCAGCGGCCCAGCTACAATTATGGCTCTGATCCATCTCATATGTACTCAGACTG GCCTGGCATGGATATGGAAGCACCCGATGCCATCAGCTGGGGATGGGGTGCTTAA
- the LOC115374093 gene encoding DNA-directed RNA polymerase II subunit RPB1-like isoform X10, which translates to MAEAMGLLSRVLLLSLVVLGEHGTNAFSFGSEAYSEKTRDVEEQTPHYQSGSDYRGSQPHAAFDAALSFFNSHSGNWPKQPSYQPQQPQVPQQPSYQSKQPSYQPQQPSYQSKQPQVPQQPSYQPKQPSYQPQQPSYQSKQPQVPQQPSYQPQKPQVPQQPSYQPKQPSYQPQVPQQPSYQSKQPQVPQQPKQPSYQSKQPQVPQQPSYQPQKPQVPQQPSYQPQQPQVPQQPKQPSYQPQKPSYQSKQPQVPQQPKQPSYQPQKPSYQSKQPSYQPQQPSYQPQVPKQPSYQSKQPQVPQQPSYQTQKPQVPKQPSYQPKQPSYQSKQPQVPQQPSYQPQRPSYQAKRPQAPQRPSYQAKRPQAPQVPSYQAKRPQAPQRPSYNYGSDPSHMYSDWPGMDMEAPDAISWGWGA; encoded by the exons ATGGCAGAGGCCATGGGATTGCTTTCGAG GGTGTTGCTGTTGTCTCTTGTAGTTCTGGGGGAACATGGAACAAATG CTTTCAGTTTTGGATCTGAGGCCTATTCTGAGAAGACAAGAGATGTTGAAGAGCAAACTCCTCATTACCAAAGTGGTTCTGACTATAGAGGGTCTCAGCCACATGCTGCTTTTGATGCAGCCTTGAGTTTCTTTAACAGTCATAGTGGAAACTGgcccaagcagcctagctaccagccccag cagcctcaggtgcctcagcagcctagctaccagtctaagcagcctagctaccagccccagcagcccagCTACCAATCCAAGCAGCCTCAGGTGCCCcagcagcctagctaccagcctaagcagcctagctaccagccccagcagcccagCTACCAATCCAAGCAGCCTCAGgtgcctcagcagcctagctaccagccccagaaaCCCCAGgtgcctcagcagcctagctac cagcccaagcagcctagctaccagcctcag GTGCCTCAGCAGCccagctaccagtccaagcagcctcaggtgcctcagcagcccaagcagcctagctaccagtccaagcagccccaggtgcctcagcagcctagctaccagccccagaaaCCCCAGgtgcctcagcagcctagctaccagccccagcagcctcag gtgcctcagcagcccaagcagcctagctaccagccccagaaacccagctaccagtccaagcagcctcAGGTGCCTCAGCAGCCCAAGC agcctagctaccagccccagaaacccagctaccagtccaagcagcctagctaccagccccagcagcccagCTACCAACCCCAGGTGCCTAAGCAGCccagctaccagtccaagcagcctcAGGTACCTcagcagcctagctaccagACCCAGAAACCCCAGGTgcccaagcagcctagctaccagcccaagcagcctagctaccagtccaagcagcctcAGGTACCTcagcagcctagctaccagccccagcgGCCCAGCTATCAGGCCAAGCGTCCCCAGGCTCCCCAGCGGCCCAGCTATCAGGCCAAGCGTCCCCAGGCTCCCCAGGTGCCCAGCTATCAGGCCAAGCGTCCCCAGGCTCCCCAGCGGCCCAGCTACAATTATGGCTCTGATCCATCTCATATGTACTCAGACTG GCCTGGCATGGATATGGAAGCACCCGATGCCATCAGCTGGGGATGGGGTGCTTAA
- the LOC115374093 gene encoding DNA-directed RNA polymerase II subunit RPB1-like isoform X6, whose translation MAEAMGLLSRVLLLSLVVLGEHGTNAFSFGSEAYSEKTRDVEEQTPHYQSGSDYRGSQPHAAFDAALSFFNSHSGNWPKQPSYQPQVSKQPSYQPQRPQVSKQPSYQPQVSKQPSYQPQQPQVPQQPSYQSKQPSYQPQQPSYQSKQPQVPQQPSYQPKQPSYQPQQPSYQSKQPQVPQQPSYQPQKPQVPQQPSYQSKQPQVPQQPKQPSYQSKQPQVPQQPSYQPQKPQVPQQPSYQPQQPQVPQQPKQPSYQPQKPSYQSKQPQVPQQPKQPSYQPQKPSYQSKQPSYQPQQPSYQPQVPKQPSYQSKQPQVPQQPSYQTQKPQVPKQPSYQPKQPSYQSKQPQVPQQPSYQPQRPSYQAKRPQAPQRPSYQAKRPQAPQVPSYQAKRPQAPQRPSYNYGSDPSHMYSDWPGMDMEAPDAISWGWGA comes from the exons ATGGCAGAGGCCATGGGATTGCTTTCGAG GGTGTTGCTGTTGTCTCTTGTAGTTCTGGGGGAACATGGAACAAATG CTTTCAGTTTTGGATCTGAGGCCTATTCTGAGAAGACAAGAGATGTTGAAGAGCAAACTCCTCATTACCAAAGTGGTTCTGACTATAGAGGGTCTCAGCCACATGCTGCTTTTGATGCAGCCTTGAGTTTCTTTAACAGTCATAGTGGAAACTGgcccaagcagcctagctaccagccccag gtgtccaagcagcctagctaccagccccagcgGCCCCAGGTGTCCAagcagcccagctaccagccccaggTGTCCAagcagcccagctaccagccccag cagcctcaggtgcctcagcagcctagctaccagtctaagcagcctagctaccagccccagcagcccagCTACCAATCCAAGCAGCCTCAGGTGCCCcagcagcctagctaccagcctaagcagcctagctaccagccccagcagcccagCTACCAATCCAAGCAGCCTCAGgtgcctcagcagcctagctaccagccccaga AACCCCAGGTGCCTCAGCAGCccagctaccagtccaagcagcctcaggtgcctcagcagcccaagcagcctagctaccagtccaagcagccccaggtgcctcagcagcctagctaccagccccagaaaCCCCAGgtgcctcagcagcctagctaccagccccagcagcctcag gtgcctcagcagcccaagcagcctagctaccagccccagaaacccagctaccagtccaagcagcctcAGGTGCCTCAGCAGCCCAAGC agcctagctaccagccccagaaacccagctaccagtccaagcagcctagctaccagccccagcagcccagCTACCAACCCCAGGTGCCTAAGCAGCccagctaccagtccaagcagcctcAGGTACCTcagcagcctagctaccagACCCAGAAACCCCAGGTgcccaagcagcctagctaccagcccaagcagcctagctaccagtccaagcagcctcAGGTACCTcagcagcctagctaccagccccagcgGCCCAGCTATCAGGCCAAGCGTCCCCAGGCTCCCCAGCGGCCCAGCTATCAGGCCAAGCGTCCCCAGGCTCCCCAGGTGCCCAGCTATCAGGCCAAGCGTCCCCAGGCTCCCCAGCGGCCCAGCTACAATTATGGCTCTGATCCATCTCATATGTACTCAGACTG GCCTGGCATGGATATGGAAGCACCCGATGCCATCAGCTGGGGATGGGGTGCTTAA
- the LOC115374093 gene encoding DNA-directed RNA polymerase II subunit RPB1-like isoform X17 — MAEAMGLLSRVLLLSLVVLGEHGTNAFSFGSEAYSEKTRDVEEQTPHYQSGSDYRGSQPHAAFDAALSFFNSHSGNWPKQPSYQPQVSKQPSYQPQRPQVSKQPSYQPQVSKQPSYQPQQPQVPQQPSYQSKQPSYQPQQPSYQSKQPQVPQQPSYQPKQPSYQPQQPSYQSKQPQVPQQPSYQPQKPQVPQQPSYQSKQPSYQPQKPQVPQQPSYQPQQPQVPQQPNYQSKQPSYQPQQPSYQPQVPKQPSYQSKQPQVPQQPSYQTQKPQVPKQPSYQPKQPSYQSKQPQVPQQPSYQPQRPSYQAKRPQAPQRPSYQAKRPQAPQVPSYQAKRPQAPQRPSYNYGSDPSHMYSDWPGMDMEAPDAISWGWGA, encoded by the exons ATGGCAGAGGCCATGGGATTGCTTTCGAG GGTGTTGCTGTTGTCTCTTGTAGTTCTGGGGGAACATGGAACAAATG CTTTCAGTTTTGGATCTGAGGCCTATTCTGAGAAGACAAGAGATGTTGAAGAGCAAACTCCTCATTACCAAAGTGGTTCTGACTATAGAGGGTCTCAGCCACATGCTGCTTTTGATGCAGCCTTGAGTTTCTTTAACAGTCATAGTGGAAACTGgcccaagcagcctagctaccagccccag gtgtccaagcagcctagctaccagccccagcgGCCCCAGGTGTCCAagcagcccagctaccagccccaggTGTCCAagcagcccagctaccagccccag cagcctcaggtgcctcagcagcctagctaccagtctaagcagcctagctaccagccccagcagcccagCTACCAATCCAAGCAGCCTCAGGTGCCCcagcagcctagctaccagcctaagcagcctagctaccagccccagcagcccagCTACCAATCCAAGCAGCCTCAGgtgcctcagcagcctagctaccagccccaga AACCCCAGGTGCCTCAGCAGCccagctaccagtcca agcagcctagctaccagccccagaaaCCCCAGgtgcctcagcagcctagctaccagccccagcagcctcaggtgcctcagcagcccaa ctaccagtccaagcagcctagctaccagccccagcagcccagCTACCAACCCCAGGTGCCTAAGCAGCccagctaccagtccaagcagcctcAGGTACCTcagcagcctagctaccagACCCAGAAACCCCAGGTgcccaagcagcctagctaccagcccaagcagcctagctaccagtccaagcagcctcAGGTACCTcagcagcctagctaccagccccagcgGCCCAGCTATCAGGCCAAGCGTCCCCAGGCTCCCCAGCGGCCCAGCTATCAGGCCAAGCGTCCCCAGGCTCCCCAGGTGCCCAGCTATCAGGCCAAGCGTCCCCAGGCTCCCCAGCGGCCCAGCTACAATTATGGCTCTGATCCATCTCATATGTACTCAGACTG GCCTGGCATGGATATGGAAGCACCCGATGCCATCAGCTGGGGATGGGGTGCTTAA